A window from Methylococcus mesophilus encodes these proteins:
- the tyrS gene encoding tyrosine--tRNA ligase, translated as MNDVMTQLLRGTQEVLRQEDLQKRIESGKPLRIKAGFDPTAPDLHLGHTVLLNKLKQFQDLGHETIFLIGDFTGMIGDPTGKNVTRKPLTRDEVIENAKTYEEQIFKVLCPERTLVMFNSSWMNAMTSADLIQLAAKHTVARMLERDDFAKRYAGGQPISIHEFLYPLIQGYDSVALKADVELGGTDQKFNLLVGRHLQEIYGQTPQVVMTMPILEGLDGVQKMSKSLGNYIGIADHPDDMFGKIMSISDDLMWRYYELLSFAPMAEVARWRRECAEGANPRDIKVKLGQEIVERFHGASAARRALQNFEARHRDNAVPDDLVEHTVSVPEGGYPIANLVNDLALAASTSEALRLIKQGGIKIDGERLEDPKRKMVAGATHVIQVGKRKFAKVRLKA; from the coding sequence ATGAATGACGTAATGACCCAATTGCTGCGCGGTACCCAGGAGGTGCTGCGCCAGGAAGATCTGCAAAAGCGCATCGAAAGCGGCAAACCTCTGCGGATAAAGGCCGGCTTCGATCCCACCGCGCCGGACCTGCATCTTGGGCATACCGTGCTGTTGAACAAGCTCAAGCAGTTCCAGGACCTAGGGCATGAAACGATCTTTCTCATCGGCGACTTCACCGGCATGATCGGCGACCCGACGGGAAAGAACGTTACGCGCAAACCTCTGACGCGGGATGAGGTCATCGAAAACGCCAAGACCTATGAAGAGCAGATCTTCAAGGTGTTGTGCCCGGAACGAACGCTGGTCATGTTCAATTCCAGTTGGATGAACGCGATGACCTCCGCCGATCTCATCCAGTTGGCCGCGAAGCACACGGTCGCCCGGATGCTCGAACGGGACGATTTCGCCAAGCGCTATGCCGGCGGACAGCCGATCTCCATCCACGAATTCCTGTACCCGCTGATCCAGGGCTACGACTCCGTCGCCCTCAAAGCCGACGTCGAACTCGGCGGGACGGATCAGAAGTTCAATCTGCTGGTAGGGCGCCATCTGCAGGAAATCTACGGCCAGACGCCTCAGGTAGTGATGACCATGCCGATACTTGAAGGGCTCGATGGCGTCCAGAAGATGTCTAAATCGCTGGGCAACTATATTGGCATAGCCGATCACCCGGATGACATGTTCGGAAAAATCATGTCGATATCGGACGATCTCATGTGGCGCTATTACGAACTCCTAAGCTTCGCGCCCATGGCCGAGGTCGCGCGCTGGCGGCGGGAATGTGCCGAAGGCGCGAACCCGCGAGATATCAAGGTCAAGCTTGGGCAGGAGATCGTCGAGCGCTTTCATGGGGCATCGGCGGCACGAAGGGCGCTACAAAATTTCGAAGCTCGCCACCGTGACAACGCGGTTCCCGACGATTTGGTCGAGCACACGGTGTCCGTCCCTGAAGGCGGCTATCCCATTGCGAACCTGGTAAACGACTTGGCGCTGGCTGCGTCGACGTCCGAAGCGCTCAGGCTCATCAAGCAGGGCGGTATCAAGATCGACGGCGAGCGCCTGGAAGACCCAAAGCGGAAAATGGTTGCCGGAGCGACCCACGTCATTCAGGTCGGGAAAAGAAAATTTGCCAAAGTTCGTCTGAAGGCTTGA
- the eutC gene encoding ethanolamine ammonia-lyase subunit EutC → MSDRWSDLRALTQARIALGHAGHALPTGALLDFQLAHASARDAVHKPWDIEAFAEGVRALGFRPLALATPVTDRAEYLKRPDLGQTLDRESERKLRLQPPEAMDVAVVVTNGLSSTALDQHGLPLLQAIASACCISGLRLGPVCLVANGRVAVSDPVGAALDARAAVIILGERPGLSADDSLGLYFTYAPCPGRSNAERNCVSNVRPPAGMDYHEAASKLIYLTRESFRLGLSGVALKDETRLRAITAGH, encoded by the coding sequence ATGAGCGACCGCTGGAGCGATCTGCGCGCCCTGACCCAGGCCCGCATAGCCCTTGGCCACGCCGGGCATGCCTTGCCCACCGGGGCACTGCTGGATTTTCAGCTCGCCCATGCCTCGGCCCGTGATGCGGTGCACAAGCCGTGGGACATCGAAGCCTTCGCCGAGGGAGTCCGTGCGCTTGGATTTCGGCCGCTAGCGCTGGCGACCCCAGTCACGGATCGTGCCGAATACCTCAAACGGCCCGACCTGGGCCAGACGCTCGACAGGGAGTCGGAACGGAAACTGCGGCTTCAGCCGCCCGAAGCCATGGATGTTGCGGTCGTCGTAACCAACGGATTGTCTTCAACGGCGCTCGACCAGCATGGACTTCCGCTCCTCCAGGCAATTGCCAGCGCCTGCTGCATAAGTGGCCTGCGCCTGGGACCGGTTTGCCTCGTCGCCAACGGCCGTGTCGCCGTGTCGGATCCTGTAGGCGCCGCCTTGGATGCCCGAGCCGCCGTGATCATCCTCGGCGAACGTCCCGGCCTCAGCGCCGATGACAGCTTAGGCCTCTACTTCACCTACGCTCCCTGCCCAGGCAGGTCCAATGCCGAGCGCAACTGTGTTTCCAACGTGCGGCCGCCCGCAGGAATGGATTACCACGAGGCGGCGTCCAAACTCATTTACCTGACTCGCGAATCGTTCCGGCTCGGTCTTTCCGGCGTCGCCCTAAAGGACGAAACGCGGCTCCGCGCAATTACCGCTGGGCATTGA
- a CDS encoding ethanolamine ammonia-lyase subunit EutB — protein MKYSASVRGRTYRFPDLRCLLAAASPLRSADELAGLAAASEEERAMAQRILADVPLRRFLEEPLIPPERDEVSRLILEQHDASAFSPVASLSVGEFREWLLAESGDLNVLARGLTPEMVAATSKIMRNQDLIAVARRCSVMTRFRNSIGLPGRLSTRLQPNHPTDDPRGIAASTLDGLLYGSGDAVIGINPATDNLENVHALLNLLDELRIRYEIPTQSCVLSHVTTTMELIRRGSPVDLVFQSIAGTEAANRSFGVDLAMLGEARQMALELKRGTLGDNLMYFETGQGSALSAGAHHGLDAQTCEARAYAVAREFSPLLVNTVVGFIGPEYLYDGKQIIRAGLEDHFCGKLLGLPMGCDVCYTNHAEADQNDMDNLLTLLGIAGCTYIMGIPGADDIMLAYQSTSFHDALYLRRVLGLRPAPEFEAWLERMGIFDGRNALSGRRSATPLLSGFGNFTGNAA, from the coding sequence ATGAAATACTCAGCGTCGGTCAGAGGCAGGACCTACCGTTTTCCCGACCTCCGATGCCTCTTGGCCGCGGCCTCGCCACTGCGCTCCGCCGACGAACTGGCGGGTCTGGCGGCGGCCAGCGAAGAGGAGCGGGCCATGGCCCAGCGCATCCTCGCCGACGTGCCGTTGCGGCGGTTCCTGGAGGAACCGCTCATTCCGCCGGAACGGGACGAGGTCTCCCGGCTGATCCTGGAGCAGCACGATGCTTCAGCCTTCTCGCCGGTTGCATCGCTCAGCGTCGGCGAATTCCGCGAATGGCTGCTGGCGGAATCTGGCGACTTGAACGTCCTGGCCCGCGGCCTGACGCCGGAAATGGTGGCGGCGACCAGCAAGATCATGCGCAACCAGGATCTGATCGCAGTCGCCCGCCGTTGCAGCGTCATGACTCGATTCCGGAATTCCATCGGCTTGCCGGGCCGGCTCTCCACCCGCCTGCAGCCCAACCATCCGACTGACGATCCCAGGGGCATCGCCGCCAGCACCCTGGACGGCCTGCTTTACGGCAGCGGCGACGCCGTGATCGGCATCAATCCCGCCACCGACAATCTGGAAAACGTCCACGCCCTGCTGAACCTGCTCGACGAATTGCGCATCCGTTACGAGATTCCCACCCAGTCCTGCGTCCTGTCCCATGTGACGACCACCATGGAATTGATCCGCCGCGGCTCACCGGTCGATCTGGTGTTCCAGTCGATTGCCGGCACCGAGGCGGCGAACCGCAGCTTCGGCGTCGACCTCGCCATGCTGGGCGAAGCCCGGCAGATGGCACTCGAACTGAAACGAGGCACCCTCGGCGACAACCTCATGTATTTCGAAACCGGCCAGGGCAGCGCGCTGTCCGCCGGCGCTCACCACGGTCTCGACGCCCAGACCTGCGAGGCCCGCGCCTACGCCGTCGCCCGGGAATTTTCGCCGCTGCTGGTGAATACCGTGGTCGGCTTCATCGGCCCGGAATATCTCTACGACGGTAAGCAGATCATCCGCGCCGGCCTGGAAGACCATTTCTGCGGCAAACTGTTAGGTCTGCCGATGGGCTGCGACGTCTGCTACACCAACCACGCCGAAGCGGACCAGAACGACATGGACAACCTGCTTACCCTGCTCGGCATCGCCGGTTGCACCTACATCATGGGGATTCCCGGTGCGGACGACATCATGCTCGCCTACCAGAGCACCTCGTTCCACGACGCACTGTATTTGCGGCGGGTGCTCGGCCTTCGGCCCGCTCCGGAGTTCGAAGCCTGGCTCGAACGCATGGGTATTTTCGACGGACGGAACGCCCTATCCGGCCGGCGCTCGGCCACCCCCTTGCTGAGCGGCTTCGGCAATTTCACAGGGAACGCCGCATGA
- a CDS encoding TldD/PmbA family protein yields the protein MNAPEAAPAVVDPASALSRLAREADWIGLRLVEETSQHRAARNGRPERNQVHGSRGAMVEAVVDGNLAYAATSDLSETGLHEAASRAARLARAGARHTVAVFSPGLRPAVFGTATGPCERRFDAISLSELTANLIAACARLRVSDRIVETSAEIILTEHSSRYLTSSGADIEQRFHLVSQNFMATAQDGSETQRRSLNGPVARCLQGGLETIDFELIYRECEQAGREALELLDSEDCPDDTRDLLLAPDQMLLQIHESVGHPLELDRILGDERNYAGWSFVKPEDFGRLRYGSPLMNIRFDPTLPGEFASYRFDDGGNHADRQYLIRDGLLLRGLGSLESQARLGLPGVANFRSAGWNRAPIDRMANLNLEPGDSTLDEMIASVERGIYMSANRSWSIDDYRRKFQFGCEYARLIEDGQLTRVVRNPNYRGVSIPFWHSLKMIGNRESFGIFGTPFCGKGEPNQMIRVGHASPHCLFSGVEVFGGGR from the coding sequence ATGAACGCCCCAGAAGCTGCACCCGCCGTAGTCGATCCGGCGTCCGCGCTGTCCCGGCTCGCTCGCGAAGCCGACTGGATCGGTCTGCGCCTTGTCGAAGAAACCAGCCAGCACCGCGCCGCCCGCAACGGCCGGCCCGAGCGGAACCAAGTGCATGGCAGCCGGGGCGCAATGGTCGAAGCCGTGGTGGACGGCAATCTGGCCTACGCGGCAACTTCGGACCTGTCGGAGACCGGCCTGCATGAAGCGGCGAGCCGCGCCGCCCGGCTGGCCCGGGCGGGTGCCCGCCACACCGTGGCGGTTTTTTCCCCAGGCCTGCGCCCCGCCGTGTTCGGCACAGCCACCGGCCCTTGCGAACGGCGCTTCGACGCCATCTCCCTGAGCGAACTGACGGCGAATCTGATCGCCGCCTGTGCCCGGCTGCGGGTCTCGGACAGGATCGTCGAAACGTCCGCGGAAATCATACTGACCGAACACTCGAGCCGTTACCTCACCTCGAGCGGCGCCGACATCGAGCAACGCTTCCACTTGGTCAGCCAGAACTTCATGGCGACTGCCCAGGATGGTTCGGAAACCCAGCGGCGCTCCCTCAACGGCCCTGTCGCCCGCTGCCTGCAGGGGGGACTCGAAACGATCGACTTCGAACTCATCTACAGGGAATGCGAGCAGGCCGGGCGGGAGGCGCTGGAGTTGCTCGACTCCGAAGATTGTCCGGACGACACCCGCGACCTGCTGCTGGCGCCGGACCAGATGTTGCTGCAGATCCACGAATCGGTCGGCCATCCCCTGGAACTGGACCGCATTCTCGGCGACGAGCGCAACTATGCGGGCTGGAGTTTCGTCAAACCGGAGGATTTCGGCCGACTGCGGTACGGCTCGCCCCTCATGAACATCCGCTTCGACCCCACCCTGCCAGGCGAATTCGCATCGTACCGCTTCGATGACGGCGGCAATCACGCCGACCGCCAATACCTGATCCGGGACGGACTGCTGCTGCGCGGGCTCGGCAGCCTGGAAAGCCAGGCCCGGCTCGGCCTCCCGGGCGTCGCCAATTTCCGTTCGGCAGGCTGGAACCGGGCGCCGATCGACCGCATGGCCAACCTCAACCTCGAACCCGGCGACAGCACCCTGGACGAAATGATCGCCTCGGTCGAACGCGGCATCTACATGAGCGCCAACCGCTCCTGGTCGATCGACGACTACCGGCGAAAATTCCAGTTCGGATGCGAATATGCGCGCCTGATAGAAGACGGACAGCTGACCCGTGTGGTCCGAAATCCCAACTACCGGGGCGTGAGCATCCCCTTCTGGCATTCGCTGAAGATGATCGGCAACCGGGAGAGCTTCGGCATTTTCGGCACCCCGTTCTGCGGCAAGGGCGAACCCAACCAGATGATCCGGGTCGGCCACGCCTCCCCCCATTGCCTGTTCTCCGGCGTGGAAGTCTTCGGGGGCGGCCGGTGA
- the erpA gene encoding iron-sulfur cluster insertion protein ErpA — translation MTVTLGIFYRFDFDRVWCNMNAETIKFTDSAANRVSELLAEEDDQNLKLRVYVTGGGCSGFQYGFTFDEVVNEDDTVVEKNGVSVLVDPMSLQYLQGAEIDYTESVSGSQFVIRNPNATTTCGCGSSFSV, via the coding sequence TTGACGGTCACGCTGGGAATATTCTATCGTTTTGATTTTGATAGAGTGTGGTGCAATATGAACGCGGAGACCATCAAGTTTACCGACAGCGCGGCCAATCGTGTGAGCGAGCTTCTGGCCGAAGAGGACGATCAAAACCTCAAACTGCGCGTTTATGTGACGGGCGGTGGATGTTCGGGATTTCAGTACGGCTTTACATTCGACGAAGTCGTCAACGAAGACGACACGGTCGTCGAAAAGAACGGGGTCAGTGTGCTGGTCGATCCCATGAGCCTTCAATACCTCCAGGGCGCTGAGATCGACTATACCGAAAGCGTTTCCGGCTCCCAGTTCGTCATCCGGAATCCCAATGCAACGACGACCTGTGGCTGCGGTTCCTCGTTTTCCGTCTGA
- the gpmI gene encoding 2,3-bisphosphoglycerate-independent phosphoglycerate mutase has product MLKRHPTFPGIQGPVVTIVMDGFGYSPKTAGNAIAQACTPTLDRLLATCPHTLLKAHGKAVGMPSDEDMGNSEVGHNALGSGQVYHQGAALVAEAIASGALFEGTAWREVVANAGKHGSTLHFIGLFSDGNVHSHIDHLKAMVARAKTEGQQRVRIHILLDGRDVPETSALNYVGPFEAFLAELRSEAFDARIASGGGRMNITMDRYEADWSMVERGWRAHVLGEARHFESAAQAIETLRAEHPGVIDQDLPPFVVAHDGEPVGRIFDKDSVIFFNFRGDRAIEMTRAFEDEEFAPFDRVRHPGVTYAGMLQYDGDLGIPRRYLVSPPAIRGTMGEYLAAEGITQLAISETQKYGHVTYFWNGNRSGKFNESLETYVEIPSDRVPFEQRPWMKSAEITDELIRQLKTGKHRTARVNYANGDMVGHTGNYQATIIAVETVDLALARLLPVIDALDGVALITADHGNADEMYELDKKTGEPQRSRSGAPQAKTSHTLNPVPFIYYDRRNRAVIQNPAEAGLSAVAATTVNLLGYEAPDTWDRGLLEFR; this is encoded by the coding sequence ATGTTGAAAAGACACCCTACTTTCCCCGGCATCCAAGGCCCGGTCGTCACCATCGTCATGGACGGATTCGGCTACAGCCCCAAAACCGCCGGCAACGCCATTGCCCAAGCCTGCACGCCCACCCTGGACCGGCTGCTGGCGACCTGTCCGCATACCCTCCTCAAGGCGCACGGTAAGGCCGTGGGCATGCCCAGCGACGAGGACATGGGCAATTCCGAGGTCGGCCACAATGCGCTGGGTTCCGGCCAGGTCTACCACCAGGGCGCCGCCCTGGTCGCCGAAGCAATCGCCTCCGGCGCGCTGTTCGAAGGCACGGCATGGCGGGAAGTCGTCGCCAATGCCGGGAAACACGGATCAACCCTGCATTTCATCGGCCTGTTCTCCGACGGCAACGTCCATTCCCATATCGACCACCTCAAGGCGATGGTCGCGCGGGCCAAAACCGAAGGCCAACAGCGGGTGCGCATCCATATCCTGCTGGACGGCCGGGATGTACCCGAAACCTCCGCGCTGAACTACGTCGGCCCGTTCGAAGCCTTCCTCGCGGAACTCCGGAGCGAGGCGTTCGATGCCCGCATCGCCAGCGGCGGCGGACGCATGAACATCACCATGGACCGCTATGAAGCCGACTGGAGCATGGTCGAGCGCGGCTGGCGCGCCCATGTGCTGGGCGAGGCCCGGCATTTCGAATCGGCGGCACAGGCCATCGAGACGCTGCGTGCGGAACATCCCGGCGTCATCGACCAGGATCTGCCGCCCTTCGTCGTCGCCCACGACGGCGAACCCGTCGGCCGGATATTCGACAAGGACAGCGTGATCTTCTTCAACTTCCGCGGCGACCGGGCGATCGAAATGACCCGAGCCTTCGAAGACGAGGAGTTCGCGCCTTTCGACCGCGTGCGCCATCCCGGTGTGACCTACGCCGGCATGCTCCAGTACGATGGCGACCTCGGCATTCCCAGGCGCTATCTGGTGTCGCCCCCGGCCATCCGTGGCACGATGGGCGAATATCTGGCAGCGGAAGGCATCACCCAGCTTGCGATCTCCGAAACCCAGAAATACGGGCACGTCACCTATTTCTGGAACGGCAATCGCAGCGGCAAGTTCAACGAATCGCTGGAAACCTACGTCGAAATTCCTTCCGACAGGGTGCCGTTCGAGCAGCGCCCCTGGATGAAATCGGCAGAAATCACCGACGAACTGATCCGCCAGCTCAAAACCGGCAAGCACCGCACCGCCCGCGTCAACTACGCCAACGGAGACATGGTCGGGCACACCGGCAACTACCAGGCGACGATCATCGCCGTCGAAACCGTGGATCTGGCGCTGGCTCGGCTGCTGCCGGTGATCGATGCCCTCGACGGCGTGGCCCTGATCACTGCCGACCACGGCAACGCCGACGAAATGTACGAATTGGACAAGAAAACCGGCGAGCCCCAGCGAAGCCGGAGCGGCGCTCCCCAGGCCAAGACCTCGCACACGCTCAATCCGGTGCCGTTCATCTATTACGACCGCCGAAACCGAGCAGTCATTCAAAATCCGGCCGAGGCCGGCTTGAGCGCCGTCGCCGCCACCACGGTGAACCTGCTTGGCTACGAGGCGCCGGACACGTGGGACCGGGGACTGCTGGAGTTCAGATGA
- a CDS encoding HMA2 domain-containing protein, which translates to MTNGRAKSHHDSHRHGLHVTHAVPGRIRLRSERLKGRPQDAEQLAARLSKVAGIHHAAVNPATGSITLHYHSRALESLTFFAELAAVLGLIAVDIQAGDVEGLFALVGLSPADAVRSLGGRGHEPAEQAAAEDSVAGDVLRLLGAGIALGVLAWKLSR; encoded by the coding sequence ATGACGAACGGCCGGGCCAAGAGCCATCACGATTCCCACCGGCACGGACTGCACGTGACGCACGCCGTACCGGGCCGCATCCGGTTGAGGTCCGAACGCCTCAAGGGGCGCCCGCAGGATGCGGAGCAGCTCGCCGCGCGTCTCTCCAAGGTGGCGGGAATCCATCATGCCGCGGTCAATCCGGCGACCGGCAGCATCACTCTCCACTATCATTCGAGGGCGCTGGAGTCGCTCACGTTCTTCGCCGAACTGGCGGCGGTTCTGGGCCTCATCGCGGTCGACATCCAGGCGGGCGATGTGGAGGGGTTGTTCGCGCTGGTGGGGCTTTCGCCTGCTGACGCGGTCCGTTCATTGGGGGGGCGGGGCCATGAGCCGGCTGAGCAGGCCGCCGCCGAGGACAGCGTTGCAGGCGATGTGCTGCGGCTGCTTGGGGCCGGGATCGCCCTCGGTGTTTTGGCCTGGAAACTGAGCCGCTGA
- a CDS encoding ligand-gated ion channel has protein sequence MNNFRSTISKHGNTIAFCLLVTTLVLAVVTVRSGALDRTDFNRRDQLIPVNAFNSHAIPVNLGVYVENIFNFSPNQKTFDAEGWVWLTWPQAAQDIFDANEIPSSQMIDFVNSVNGWDFSLTPERSEPIRLPNGDYYQNFRYSGHFYANELNFRQFPFQTLRLAQTFELNSEDEALNAKHIRLIPDAAESGTGEYIDIMGYITHGSEIKTFIHNYGTNFGLADSDGDPTKKVSQIRFEVIYKKSITSSILELFLPLVTVMALVMFAPMLSSSLWDVRLGLPPMVLLTLIFLQQGYKTELPDLPYVTFLDTIYNLCYLTTLILFCLFMWGSNKLDEASDIERAKVIAHINAMDLRFQIGLTVALIGLGSINWFVIGTQTP, from the coding sequence ATGAATAATTTCCGCAGCACAATAAGCAAGCACGGAAATACCATCGCCTTTTGCCTGCTCGTCACAACACTGGTCCTCGCAGTCGTCACGGTTCGTAGCGGAGCCCTCGATCGCACGGACTTCAACCGACGGGATCAGTTGATACCGGTCAATGCTTTCAATAGCCACGCGATCCCGGTGAACTTAGGCGTCTATGTCGAAAATATCTTTAACTTCTCGCCCAACCAGAAAACTTTCGATGCCGAAGGATGGGTGTGGCTGACTTGGCCTCAGGCCGCCCAGGATATTTTCGATGCGAACGAAATCCCGTCGAGCCAAATGATCGATTTCGTCAATTCCGTCAACGGCTGGGATTTCAGCCTGACCCCCGAGCGCAGCGAACCGATAAGGCTCCCGAATGGAGATTACTATCAGAACTTCCGTTACTCAGGGCATTTCTACGCAAACGAGTTGAACTTCAGGCAATTCCCGTTTCAGACTTTGCGATTGGCTCAAACTTTCGAACTGAATTCCGAAGATGAAGCGCTCAATGCGAAACATATCCGGCTGATTCCGGACGCGGCCGAGTCCGGTACAGGGGAATACATCGATATCATGGGCTATATTACGCACGGGAGCGAGATCAAAACATTCATTCACAATTACGGCACAAATTTCGGCTTGGCCGACAGCGACGGCGACCCGACAAAAAAGGTCAGCCAGATCCGCTTCGAGGTCATTTACAAGAAATCAATCACCTCATCGATACTCGAGCTTTTTCTGCCTCTCGTGACCGTCATGGCCTTGGTCATGTTCGCCCCCATGCTTTCTTCCTCGCTATGGGATGTCCGCCTCGGCCTCCCACCGATGGTATTGCTGACCCTCATATTCCTTCAGCAAGGCTATAAGACCGAATTGCCGGACCTCCCCTACGTGACGTTCCTCGACACGATATACAACCTGTGCTATCTCACGACCCTGATCCTATTCTGCCTATTCATGTGGGGATCGAATAAGCTCGACGAAGCGTCCGACATCGAACGAGCCAAGGTGATCGCTCATATCAACGCCATGGATCTGCGGTTTCAGATCGGCTTAACTGTCGCCTTGATCGGTCTGGGAAGCATTAACTGGTTCGTCATCGGTACTCAAACGCCCTAG
- a CDS encoding WbuC family cupin fold metalloprotein — protein MPSPADFKLYTAGTLSGLSEEAACSARLRKNLNVHPVLADPVQRLFNALEPGTYARPHRHSRPDGWELMVVVRGAFSVLVFDDHGRVAERIDLRADGGDCAVEIPAGTWHTVVSRVPRTVMFEVKPGPYSPVADKDFAAWAPEEGSADAAAQVRRLESAQPGDRVCSTEFLS, from the coding sequence ATGCCCTCGCCTGCTGATTTTAAGCTTTACACCGCCGGAACGCTGTCCGGGCTGAGCGAAGAAGCCGCGTGCTCGGCCCGTTTGCGCAAGAATCTCAACGTCCATCCGGTACTGGCGGATCCCGTCCAACGCCTGTTCAACGCTCTGGAGCCCGGCACCTACGCGCGTCCGCACCGCCATTCCCGACCCGATGGCTGGGAACTGATGGTCGTGGTGCGGGGCGCTTTTTCGGTGTTGGTTTTCGACGATCACGGACGTGTCGCCGAACGGATAGACTTGAGGGCGGACGGGGGCGACTGTGCCGTCGAGATTCCCGCGGGGACTTGGCACACGGTGGTCAGCCGGGTGCCCAGGACGGTCATGTTCGAGGTGAAGCCGGGACCCTATTCGCCGGTCGCTGACAAGGACTTTGCAGCCTGGGCGCCGGAAGAGGGGAGCGCGGACGCAGCCGCGCAGGTGCGCCGGTTGGAGTCGGCGCAGCCGGGCGATCGGGTATGTTCCACCGAATTCCTTTCATGA
- a CDS encoding TldD/PmbA family protein codes for MSFARDAHRLLERLSDDAFAALRPGEAASLSLSGEDQTYLRFNAGKVRQATGVRQLRLELDFRAQDRSAKFTTDLSGRADRDICDLRALLARARSEAASLPPDPFASPMENHGQSEEWHEAALPDPAAVIDQIALATSGTDFAGLFAAGPQVRAVRNSTGQRHWFGTSGFFLDYSLFTVNSADENKAVKGLLGGTDWSAADIAVAIEADRQRLDQLRIPSRTLPPGEYRAYLAPAAVAHIVDLLSWGAVSYGAWKKGGSALRRWIEGEAPLSDKFSLRENFALGLCPRFNSLGEAAPEQLSIVERGALKNLLIGGRSAREYGVASNGAESGLWSEEQLRSPEIQPGDLPERDVLKRLDSGLYIGNVHYLNWSDLQNARLTGMTRYACFLVEQGEIVAPIHDLRFDDSLYRIFGTELEALSDAARLFHSTDTYELRSLGGSKVPGILLSRFRLTL; via the coding sequence GTGAGCTTTGCGCGGGATGCCCATCGCCTCCTGGAACGGCTGAGCGACGACGCCTTCGCCGCGCTCCGTCCGGGGGAAGCCGCAAGTTTGAGCCTGTCGGGAGAAGACCAGACCTATCTCCGCTTCAATGCGGGCAAAGTCAGGCAGGCGACCGGGGTCCGCCAGTTGCGGCTGGAACTGGATTTTCGGGCTCAAGACCGCAGTGCGAAATTCACGACGGACCTGTCCGGTCGGGCGGACCGGGATATCTGCGACCTCCGCGCGCTGCTGGCGCGGGCCCGCTCGGAAGCCGCATCCCTGCCGCCCGACCCTTTCGCATCACCGATGGAAAATCACGGCCAGAGCGAGGAGTGGCACGAGGCCGCACTGCCCGACCCGGCGGCGGTCATCGACCAGATCGCCCTCGCGACCTCTGGCACTGACTTCGCCGGGCTGTTCGCCGCCGGCCCGCAGGTTCGTGCCGTACGGAATTCGACGGGGCAGCGCCACTGGTTTGGGACTTCCGGATTTTTCCTCGACTATTCCCTGTTCACCGTGAATTCAGCGGACGAAAACAAGGCGGTTAAAGGCTTACTGGGCGGCACCGACTGGAGCGCCGCCGATATTGCCGTCGCCATCGAAGCGGATCGCCAACGGCTCGATCAACTGCGGATTCCTTCCAGGACGCTGCCGCCGGGGGAATACCGCGCCTATCTCGCCCCTGCCGCCGTCGCCCATATCGTCGACCTGCTGTCCTGGGGCGCGGTCAGCTACGGCGCCTGGAAGAAGGGAGGATCGGCCCTGCGGCGGTGGATCGAGGGGGAAGCGCCCTTGTCCGACAAGTTCAGCCTGAGGGAAAATTTCGCGCTCGGACTCTGCCCGAGGTTCAATAGCCTTGGGGAAGCCGCCCCCGAGCAACTGTCCATCGTCGAACGCGGCGCGCTGAAGAATCTCTTGATCGGGGGACGCTCGGCCCGGGAGTACGGCGTGGCCTCCAACGGTGCCGAATCGGGTCTGTGGTCGGAAGAGCAGCTGCGCTCGCCGGAAATACAGCCCGGCGATCTGCCCGAACGCGATGTGCTGAAAAGGCTGGATTCGGGCCTTTACATCGGCAACGTGCACTACCTCAATTGGAGCGACCTGCAGAACGCCCGCTTGACCGGCATGACGCGGTACGCCTGTTTCCTCGTCGAGCAAGGGGAGATCGTCGCCCCGATCCACGACCTGCGTTTCGACGACAGCCTCTACCGCATCTTCGGTACGGAACTCGAGGCACTGAGCGACGCAGCCCGGCTGTTCCACTCCACCGACACCTATGAACTGCGCTCGCTGGGCGGCTCCAAGGTACCCGGCATCCTGCTGTCCCGCTTCAGGCTAACCCTCTAA